In Acidisarcina polymorpha, the DNA window TCAGCCGTGAAAGAAATAGTCGGCAGCGGCAAATTCATGGCCGGGCGCTTTTGCAACTAGACCTTTGAGCCTGCGTTGGCCGCTTCGTGTTAGTGGGCCTTATTCATCTCTGCCTTGAGGGTCTTGGCAAGCTTTTCAACTTCCTCAGCCTTCTTGATGACTGCAAGCGAGAGTGTATCTTTGTTGCTCTTGTCTACTTCAAGTTTGAGTTCCTGACTTAGCTTGAGGAGTTTCTGCGAGTCGGCGATCAGCTGCGCCTGGCGGGGATCGGGCGCGGGCGCGGGAGCCGGCGTCGTAGCATCCGGAGACTTGACTGCCGTAGGCTGCGCAGAGGAGACAGACGGTGCCGGTGCTTCGCCAACTCGGTCATGAGTATCTTGCGCTTGAGCCAGCAGGCAGGAGACAAGCAAGATACTTGCGGTACCCCAAGGCAGAGACCGTCCCACTCTCTGCCTTGGGGATGGGCGGGAATGATTCATGGATCTGCTCATTCGGGTTAACTCGTATGCTGTTGCTTATTTCGCCTTCAGCGCGGCGGTCAGGTTCTTGGCGAGTTGTTCGATCATTGCGACATTGGAGGCGGCAGCGGCGGTCGACACAGTCGTCTTCGGCTTCGTGAGGTCCAGTTCCACTCGCGCGGAGAGAACCACCATCTCGTCGGCAGCCCACTCGATCAATTCGCGTCTCCTCTTGTTCTGGAGCTCAATCGCTTCGGCGGAATGGGCGTCGTTCGCCGGGTTGTCACCGAGCAAAATATGTGGATCCATGTCTCTGGGGGTCGGATCGGGCAGGTAAACTGACTGCGACTTTCCGCCGTTTTGCGCGGACAGAGGTAAAGAGCCAGCGAACAGCAGCGCGACAAGCAGTAGGCATGGATAACACCTCACGACATCGTGAGATCTAAGGAATCCGCTAGCTTGAGTCCGCATAGGGCACCTCGGCAATGCAGTCAATTCATTTGAGCCTTACCGTCCAGATAATGAGAGGATGCGGCAGCGGAAAACCTCGATGTATTCCTAAACTATACGCCTCAACATGCTTTTGATTCGGCTACTTTCGCTGGAAGCGTTTAGCCGCCGGGATAAACCTTGATCCAATGATTCCGCATTTTCGCCCGCACGACCTGCCCGGAAGTTTCGGAGACGATGACGTTGGTGGTTTCGGCCGGCATGTGGCAGTCGATGCAATTGCTTACGATCGAATGACCTATTTTCTTCGATACCCCGCAAGCCGTCCATAGATGACAGCTCAGACATTTGGAGGAATAGGAAGCCGCGGCTTTTTCCCCGGTATGAGTATCGTGACAGGTGGCGCAGGACATGGAAGGGGAAGACTGGTAGCAACGGCTTCGCTCGAGCAAACCCACCTGATTCCCGTGAACATCGGGATGCTCAGAGGCCGCGACCGGGAGCGGCTTAAAGAAGTCGGTCAGTGGCTTGCCGGGAACGAAGGAGAACGCAGGCGCGACTGCCTCCCGTTGCAGGCCGCTGTGGCAATAGGCGCAGGCATCGACCTGACGATCCCGCGAGAACTTGGCGGGATTCAGGATTGTGTCTTGTGGCAACTCAGCCCGACGCGCCGCCGATGCCGCATAGCGGGCCACATGTCCAGCGCCGGGGCCGTGACAGGTCTCACAAGCAATGCCTGTGACTAAGGAATCCTTCTCATAGCTGTTGGTGGTCACCTCTGAAGATAGCGGCCGAATATAAGTGGCATGACATTCCAGACACCCTGGATTGACTGGGCGCGAGAAGTTGGCCGTTCCGTCGACAAACCCGGGACTGTTCACCCAACGATTGCCATCCCGCCAATAGCTGACTGGCAGCTCAAAAAGTTGATCTCCCTGCCAGTAGAGATACGTCTGACCCCGCGCGCCTGAGCCGGTAACGAGATCAATCGACTCGGTTTTTTTCAGCAGGTCTTTACCCCATCCAGTGACAGCGGTCTCGGTAAATTTGCCGGCTCGCTCTTCCATATCGAAGTAGAAGGCAGGTTGCGAGGGCCGGACTGAAGGGTCGGAGATGGTGAGAATGTTTCCTCCAGGACGAAAAGAACCCAATATGCTGCGCGGGCCAGCGATCTGCGAAGTCAGGTGGTGAGCGGTGTGAGAGTAGGACTCGCTCACCTCGCGATGGCAGGCAGCGCAGGCGGCGTCTCCTGCCCACCCGGGACGCTGCGCTGCCAGCTTCAAGGAGGCAGGGTTCTCGGCGGTTTCAGAAGAAACCGGGAGGAAGGTGGCCAGGCAGAACAGAATGAGAGCGAATTGCCTGGGGTCGCATCGCCATCTCATTCGGCTATATTCCTTTCCGTGCAACAACATTACCCAGTCTTACCGTGATTGTTAAGACGGGTCGGCCTGGTTAGATCATGAGAGCGAATTCCGCATCGTGATGGTAGCAAACGAGCGAGCTTCGATACAGACGGAAACAGCTTCGAATGCCGGGAGACACTCGCCCGGCCTGTACCACCTGCCATGCAGGGGCACCTGGAGTTCCATCCGACGCAGGTTTATGATGTTGTTCAGTTAGGAATGAAGCCATGATCGACCAAACTGGAGAAGGGCCGCTCGACGAATTCAAAGAGAAGATCACTGAAGTGTTGGAGCTCCTCAACAAGGACAACATTCCTATCATCATCGCTGATGAAGGGAAGATTGAGAGCGTACTTCAAGGCCCCGGTTCCCATGTAGATGCGCTGCAGGCTCTTGAACACAGCGAGACCGTCGAAGCCGTGCGCCGAGGTCTCGTGGAAGCTGATGCCGGCCAGATGCGGCTGCTCGACGAAGCGCTTCGCGCGGTGCTCTCGAGCACTTCGAAAAAGTAGTAAATGGCGTCTTGACATAGTGGCCATCTTCTAGTGAACGCCGTGCAAAAGGATGCGACTACTTAGCAGCCGGCGCGAGGTTTACCTGGAAACCAGTTACTTTTCCGGACTGCGGATCAATGTCGCAAACGAATGTGAAATCCTGCCATCCCTTGGGGATACGGGCCGAGCCGCTACCAATCAGCTTGGCCATGCTTTCAAGTGTGAGTGTTTTTGGATCGTCGGTCCCCAGAAAGACCCGGTCAACGCCGGGGAGTTGTTTCTTCAAGGCGGCCACTGCAGCCGGACGGCAGATCGTCTCTCCTACCTTCTTAGCGTTGCTCCACTCTTCCGCCAGCTTTCGCTCCTGAACAGAGCGAAGCGTCCTGATCTGTCTTTCGATGATCGCGGTCTCGGCGGACGACAGCTCCGGCTCGGTAGACGCGGCAGTTTGACCAATCGCCTGGATTACCGTTCCAGTGAGCAGAAGGAGGCCTAAGCGGCTCCAATTCACAAGTTTCACTCGTCCTCCTTGGAAGCCAGCCTCTTCGTTTCGGCAAGTTGATTGTGCAGTGTTCAGCTTCAATATACGACAGGGGACACTTTCAAGATGCGTCGTCCTTAGCGCCAAATGCATCTTTCTAAGTAACACCCGCAATTGGAGGATCAACCATGGCGCTTCCATCCACGGATAGAACGGCGAAACAGGCAACTATGGCGGCGCGTGTCACAGAGAATCCGGCGGTCAAGAGAGGGACCCGGCCGCGGGTGCTGATCATTGGTAGCGGCTTTGCCGGACTTCACGCGGCGATGGGATTGGCAAAGGTGCCCGTGGATATCACTCTCATCGATCGCCGCAACCATCACACCTTCCAGCCGCTGCTCTATCAGGTTGCGCTTGCGGTGTTGTCCCCCGCCAATATTGCCCAGCCGATTCGCTCGATGTTTCGCGACCAGCAAAATATTGAAGTGCTGATGGATGAGGCGATCCATTTCGATCTCGATGCACGGCGCGTGGCGATGAAGAGCGGCGCAACGATGGAATACGACTACCTCATGGTCGCTACTGGATCGACCCATTCGTACTTCGGCAAGGATGAGTGGGCCAAGCTCGCGCCGGGTTTGAAAACGGTGGAAGATGCAACCGAGATTCGCCGCAGGGTGTTGCTGGCATTCGAATTGGCAGAGCGGCAGATGCTCGAGACGGGCTCTCATCCCCCGCTCAACTTTGTCATCGTTGGCGGCGGACCGACCGGCGTGGAACTGGCAGGTGCGATTTCTGACATTGCCAAGCTTTACATGAGGCGAGACTTCAGGCACATCAACCCGGCGATGGCGCGGGTATTGATTCTGGAGGGCGGCCCAAGGATCCTGCCCAGCTATCCTGAAGATCTTTCGGCAAAGGCAGTCGAACAACTCGCAACTCTGGGCGTCGAAGTCCAGGTGAATGCCAGAGTGACGGACATTCAGCCAGGCTATGTAGTGATGGACAACAAGCGCATTGATGCGGTGGTGACGCTTTGGGCAGCCGGAGTCCAGGCTTCTCCCTTAGGGAAGCTTTTGGGCGTCGAGACGGACAAGCGCGGATGTGTGCTGGTTGATCTGCATCTGAACCCA includes these proteins:
- a CDS encoding multiheme c-type cytochrome, producing the protein MRWRCDPRQFALILFCLATFLPVSSETAENPASLKLAAQRPGWAGDAACAACHREVSESYSHTAHHLTSQIAGPRSILGSFRPGGNILTISDPSVRPSQPAFYFDMEERAGKFTETAVTGWGKDLLKKTESIDLVTGSGARGQTYLYWQGDQLFELPVSYWRDGNRWVNSPGFVDGTANFSRPVNPGCLECHATYIRPLSSEVTTNSYEKDSLVTGIACETCHGPGAGHVARYAASAARRAELPQDTILNPAKFSRDRQVDACAYCHSGLQREAVAPAFSFVPGKPLTDFFKPLPVAASEHPDVHGNQVGLLERSRCYQSSPSMSCATCHDTHTGEKAAASYSSKCLSCHLWTACGVSKKIGHSIVSNCIDCHMPAETTNVIVSETSGQVVRAKMRNHWIKVYPGG
- a CDS encoding NAD(P)/FAD-dependent oxidoreductase, which translates into the protein MAARVTENPAVKRGTRPRVLIIGSGFAGLHAAMGLAKVPVDITLIDRRNHHTFQPLLYQVALAVLSPANIAQPIRSMFRDQQNIEVLMDEAIHFDLDARRVAMKSGATMEYDYLMVATGSTHSYFGKDEWAKLAPGLKTVEDATEIRRRVLLAFELAERQMLETGSHPPLNFVIVGGGPTGVELAGAISDIAKLYMRRDFRHINPAMARVLILEGGPRILPSYPEDLSAKAVEQLATLGVEVQVNARVTDIQPGYVVMDNKRIDAVVTLWAAGVQASPLGKLLGVETDKRGCVLVDLHLNPAGHPDVFVCGDLAHVVENGRQIPGVAQPAMQMGDHVAQMIAQDIDGKPRTNFHYFDKGDMSTIGRMAAVAKVEWPFKAHWGGFLAWATWLVVHIFFLIGFRNRLAVLFEWTYTYFTFSRGARLITGDQTLPGWNEQEGVSSDPTLTALDTTSPGVRDGLKGHASEASNVAARTEEPAKQPA